AGTTCATCGTCCTTTTTGGATTGCAAGGAGCGTTCGAGTTCGTTGATTTTTGCGACGATAGGCTTCAGTTTGTTGATTTCGCGCGTGTTTTTGCTGCTGAAAATTGTGGAGATAAAATTGAACATAAAAAAATGGGGTGAAGGTGTTTGGCCCGGGGGATAGTACGGGCGCTGATGAGGGTAAATGGAATGTGCCTGTTGCATACGGCACAGTAGACCGTCGGAATATAAGACGGAATCAAACGAGAATAAGGGACTGCCGTGGTATCAGTGAGGCCGCAGCTTGTCGTAGGGAATGATTTCCTGATAGGAAAGACAGGGAGGAATGTCCTCAAGTATGGCTAAAGTTTCCCCGTCCGGGAGCGAAGCTACAATTTCCGACAAGGGAGATGGGGGAAAGGAAGATACTGTGGAATTGGAGAACCCGGCAGTAACGTCTGTTAGGTATTTACTGGCACCTGCTTTGTAAGAAAATTGATATGGGAATCCGGCAAGGAGGAGGGATACTCTGTCTAATGATTCTTCTGTGGAATCATCGTTGAAATCGCCAGGCAGCTCTTCCTTGTTTTTTCTGATACTTTTGAATCTGCCATAGCGATCCATTCCGTATTTGCCGGATCCGGAACTTACGCGTCGCTGGCGTTGCAGTCTGTGTTCTTCTTCGTTCCAGATGGAGGCAATTTCCGAAGCGTTTGCTGTTGCGCAATGAGACGTCTGTGCCAGATATCCGTTACCCGTCGCCTCCCGGAAGGAATCTTTCCCCATACCCAGACAGCACAGGACGGCAGCCAGGAAACTGAGGAGATGGAAAAGGGAGGACAACATGAAAAGAGGAAGTTGACTAGTATGTACGTTCCAATCGGGGAGATCTGTCAACAGAATGAAGAAAAAACCTTTCCCTTACGGATAACGTTTCAGAAATACTCTGTCTGGCATGATGTACAAGAACGCAATTTGACATTGCTTCCGGGACATGGTGGTGCATCAATGGTAGCATATGCTGGCGAGATGGAGAAATAGCAAGGGGCAGGCGTATTTTGGAGTATGGGAAACCGTCTTCAGGTATGCGATTTTGTTGTGGCTGCTCTGTTTTACATTGATGGCAATTCCGGAATTTAAGAACTATTCGCCTCAGGCGTCATATGCGATGAATGTGTATGACTTCGTGATCAGGATTTTCTTCCTGCTGGAATTTTTCACGCGTCTGATAGTTTCTCGGCATCGCTTGAAGTATTTATTCAGCTTCATGGGAATCATTGATTTACTGGTATGCTTGCCCGTGATCCTGATTTTGGAAGGAATGAACCCGGAGGAAGTTCACTATTCTTTTCGCATGGTTCAGTTGCTGTGTATTTTCAAATTGGCCCGGTTCAATAAGGCTCTGGATCCATTAAAGAAAGCCTTTGGAATGATCCGGAACGAATTTGTGGCTTTCGTTGTTGTCTTTTGCTTTCTTCTCTATTTTCTAGGCATGGGTACTTACCTGGCGGAGCGCGAAGTACAGCCTGAACATTTCGCTTCTATTTTGGATGGACTCTGGTTCGGTGTTGAAACATTGACAACCGTCGGCTATGGAGACATCGTGCCGGTGACTCCTATGGGAAAGCTCTTTTCCGGGTGCATCATGTTCCTGGGGATTGCCCTGATCGCCATTCCTACTGGTCTGATTACATCGGCCATCACTCGCATTTGGCAGCAAAAGGAATTCTTGAACACCATGAAGCAAAATTCTCCGGCCAAAAGCACCATCCCTCCAGCTTCTGCTTCGGATGCGGGAAAAGATTGATCTTTGTCGGGAATTGGGATAATAATAAAGAAAACTAAAGTTTGTTCCATGTCCCTCTTTTCTGTCCTCCAGTTTTTACGGGTGCTTATTCCTATTGTAATGATTGGAGGGGCAACTTTGTTCTCTTATGCAGGGGTTGCTGGGGAAAAACCTAATATCCTGGTCATTCTGGCAGATGATATGGGTTGGTCGGATGCAGGCTGTTATGGTTCGGAAATCAGGACTCCTGCCATTGATTCCTTGGCGCGTGAGGGAATGTTATCGACCCGTTGCTACACGATTCCTCGCTGCTCGCCGTCCCGGGCTGCATTGATGACGGGGCGTTATCCGCAATCCGTGGGCATGGGACACTTGGATAATGATCTGGAGTTGCCCGGATACCGCGGGAGGTTGGACCCTTCCTGTCGGACTCTCCCGGAAATCCTCGGTGAGAAGGCTGGTTACAGAACCTACATGTCCGGCAAATGGCATTTGGGAAGCAAAATCGGAGAACGCCCTTGGGAACGTGGATTTCAACGCTACTTCGGGCTTTTGAGCGGCGCGAATTCTTATGTGACCCTTGACAAGGGACGTCTGATGGCAGAAGACGGCAAAATACTCGAAGCGGCTGATTTGCCGGAAGATTTTTACATGACCGAGGCAATTACACGGAAAGCGCTCTCGTACTTGGATGACGCTGCAAAACATCCGGATATGCCTTTTTTCATGTATGTTGCCTACACGGCTCCCCATACGCCGTTGCAGGCAAGCAGGAGGACAATTGATTCGTACAAAGGCACCTATTCCGAAGGCTTTGAGGCCGTCCGCCTCAAGCGGTTTAAGAAACAGAAGTCTCTTCATATCATTCCGGCAGACACGCAAATACCTGAAAATAGAAAACTTCCTGATACAACAACACGCGAAGAAGATATGCGGATGGCTATTTACGCCGCCCAGATCACGGACATGGACGAAGGAATCGGACAAATTCTTGATCGGTTGAAAAAATACGGAATGGAAGATAAGACTATTGTCTTGTTTCTTTCCGACAATGGGGCGACGAACGAAAATCCGGCTCGAGTCTACAGCCCTTATCCGGGAGAGAAGTGGACGCGCGCCGGGTATGGCAAAAACTGGGCAGTCGTTTCCAATACTCCGTATTTCGGGTTCAAATCCGGGACGTACGAAGGAGGGGAATCTATCCCTTGTCTGGTAAAATACCCTGGTAAAATACCTGCCGGTAAACGTTTTGATGGTATGATGCACATGATTGACATTGCTCCGACTTTGTTGGAATGCGCCGGAGTGCCGGCGCTTGCTGAAATGAATGGCATCAATCTGCTTCCCTATTGGCAGGAAAATCGGTTTGGAAGTCCTTCTCCTTGGAAAAATTCCGTAGCCGCGAGCCTGCCTGAACGTATCTTATATACTGAACATGAAAAGAAAAGATCTGTTCATTCTTTGTATTGGAAGCTGCATAAAAATGTCCGAGAACGGCAATGGTCTCTGTTTGCCAGCGATGATCGTTGTGAA
This is a stretch of genomic DNA from Akkermansia sp. N21116. It encodes these proteins:
- a CDS encoding ion transporter produces the protein MLARWRNSKGQAYFGVWETVFRYAILLWLLCFTLMAIPEFKNYSPQASYAMNVYDFVIRIFFLLEFFTRLIVSRHRLKYLFSFMGIIDLLVCLPVILILEGMNPEEVHYSFRMVQLLCIFKLARFNKALDPLKKAFGMIRNEFVAFVVVFCFLLYFLGMGTYLAEREVQPEHFASILDGLWFGVETLTTVGYGDIVPVTPMGKLFSGCIMFLGIALIAIPTGLITSAITRIWQQKEFLNTMKQNSPAKSTIPPASASDAGKD
- a CDS encoding sulfatase-like hydrolase/transferase, coding for MSLFSVLQFLRVLIPIVMIGGATLFSYAGVAGEKPNILVILADDMGWSDAGCYGSEIRTPAIDSLAREGMLSTRCYTIPRCSPSRAALMTGRYPQSVGMGHLDNDLELPGYRGRLDPSCRTLPEILGEKAGYRTYMSGKWHLGSKIGERPWERGFQRYFGLLSGANSYVTLDKGRLMAEDGKILEAADLPEDFYMTEAITRKALSYLDDAAKHPDMPFFMYVAYTAPHTPLQASRRTIDSYKGTYSEGFEAVRLKRFKKQKSLHIIPADTQIPENRKLPDTTTREEDMRMAIYAAQITDMDEGIGQILDRLKKYGMEDKTIVLFLSDNGATNENPARVYSPYPGEKWTRAGYGKNWAVVSNTPYFGFKSGTYEGGESIPCLVKYPGKIPAGKRFDGMMHMIDIAPTLLECAGVPALAEMNGINLLPYWQENRFGSPSPWKNSVAASLPERILYTEHEKKRSVHSLYWKLHKNVRERQWSLFASDDRCELKNVASVHEDVVADLAKRYENWARSNNVDESMRTYWPLLKGKQEEKKK